A window of Methylomonas sp. 11b genomic DNA:
GATTATCGTGCAGATGATCATCATTGCTTCGTTGGTTATTGTGGTAGATCAGTTGCTTAAGGCCTTTGCCTTTGATGTCAGTAAAAAACTGTCAGTATTTGTTGGTTTGATTATTACCAACTGTATCGTCATGGGGCGTGCTGAGGCCTATGCGATGAAAAACCCGCCGCTGCAAAGCTTTGTAGACGGTATCGGTAACGGTTTAGGTTACAGTTTGATTCTGGTCATCGTGGCACTGTTCAGAGAAACTTTGGGATCAGGCAAACTGCTTGGCTTCGATGTATTGCCTCTAGTCAAAGACGGTGGTTGGTATGTGCCTAATGGCATGATGTTGCTGCCGCCTAGCGCGTTTTTCATCATTGGCTTGATTATCTGGGGTTTCCGTACTTGGAAACCGAAACAGGTGGAGCACAACGAGTTCAAAATTATGTCGATTGCTCACGGTGAAGGGGGACATCACTAATGGAAGCCTATATCAGTCTTTTTGTTAAAGCGGTTTTCATTGAAAACCTAGCATTATCATTCTTCCTAGGTATGTGTACTTTCTTGGCGGTTTCCAAGAAGATTTCTACAGCAATGGGTTTGGGCATCGCGGTAATGGTGGTGCAAACCCTGACCGTGCCTGCCAATAACTTCATCTACCAAACCTTGTTGAAAGAAGATGCGTTATCTTGGATCGGCATTTCCGGTGTGGATTTAAGCTTTTTAAGCTTGTTGAGCTGTATCGGTATGATCGCTGCGATCGTACAGATCCTGGAAATGATTCTGGATAAATTCTTTCCGGCTCTGTATCAAGCCTTGGGTATCTTCCTGCCGCTGATTACCGTGAACTGTGCGATCTTGGCCGGTAGCTTGTTCATGATTGAACGCGACTACAATTTCGGCGAAAGCGTGGTATACGGTATAGGGAGTGGTTTTGGTTGGGCTTTGGCGATTACCGTAATGGCCGGTGTGCGTGAGAAATTGAAATACAGCGATATACCTGCTGCATTGCAAGGTCTGGGCATCACTTTTATCACTGCCGGCTTGATGTCTCTGGGCTTCATGGCTTTCTCTGGAATTCAATTATAAGGGTATCGTAATGCTGGAAATTGCATTAGGTGTTATTTTCTTCACGGTCATCGTGATAGCGCTGGTGTTTTTAATCATCGGCGCCAAGAGTAAATTGGTGGCCTCCGGGGATGTGGAAATTCTGATCAATCATGAGAAGAAAATCCGTGTACCGGTTGGTTCTAAGTTGTTAACAGCATTGGCGGATAACCAACTGTTTGTCTCCTCCGCTTGCGGCGGCGGCGGCACTTGCGGCCAATGCAAAGTTAAAGTGCATAGCGGCGGCGGCGATATTCTGCCAACCGAGCAATCCCATATCACCAAGCGCGAAGCGGCGCATGGCGAACGTCTGGCTTGCCAAGTGTCCATTAAACAAAATATGGACATCGAAGTTGAAGACAGCGTATTCGGTGTAAAAAAATGGGAATGCACGGTTAAGTCGAACGACAACGTTGCCACTTTCATTAAAGAATTGGTGTTGGAGTTGCCGGAAGGCGAAGCTATTAACTACCGTGCCGGCGGTTATATTCAAATCGAATGTCCGCCACATATTTCAAAATATGCGGATATGGATGTTGCCGATGAATACCGTCCTGATTGGGATAAATTCAATCTATGGCGTTATGTGTCAGACGTAAAAGAACCAACCCTGCGTGCGTACTCAATGGCATCGTATCCTGAAGAAAAGGAAATTATGCTGAATGTCAGGATTGCTACCCCGCCTCCAGGGGCGCCGGATGGCATCCCGCCAGGTATAATGTCTTCATTTATCTTCAATCTGAAGCCAGGCGACAAAGTATTCGTTTCCGGTCCTTACGGCGAGTTTTTTGCCAAGGAAACCGATGCGGAAATGGTATTCATCGGTGGTGGTGCTGGTATGGCGCCGATGCGTTCGCATATCTTTGATCAACTGCGTAGACTGAAATCCAAACGCAAAATGACTTTCTGGTATGGTGCACGTAGCAAACGCGAAATGTTCTATGTAGAAGATTTTGATATGCTGGCCAAAGAAAATGATAATTTTGAATGGCATGTGGCATTGTCGGATGCGTTACCTGAAGATAACTGGAAAGGTTACACCGGCTTTATTCATAACGTGTTGTTCGAGGAGTTCATCAAGAAACACCCGAACCCAGAAGATTGTGAATACTACATGTGCGGACCTCCAATCATGAACTCTTCAGTGATCAACATGCTGTTAGCTAATGGCGTTGATCCTGAAAATATCATGTTGGATGATTTCGGCGGTTAATTTATCTTAATCTGACGGGAAACACGGGGAGCGATTTTCGGATCGCTCCTTTTTTGCTTTCAGCCATTAGAAAAAACAGGAGAAAACAATGGGTTATTTTTTAGTAACATTTTTATTTATGTTAATCGTTATTGCCGTCATGGCCGTCGGTGTTGTTTTCGGTAGGAACGCTATCAAAGGGTCTTGCGGCGGCACCGGTAACTGCGTCTGTAGCGAGAAATGCGATAAAAGAAAGAAATTTGAAGCCGAGCAAGCCCAAGCGTTGGAACAACATTAAGACTTGTCGTCCAAAGCAAGTGAAGTTAAACCAAGCTATTTGGGCGCGATGACTTTCCGAAATGTTAAGTTTATACGTCCTTGTGATAGTTCTGGATCGATAGGAATACTATGCAGCCAGTGATGTTGGAAATCGGGCTGCATAATCAATAGCATTCCACTAGTGAGTAAAATAACGCCGCTTTCCGCGGTTTTTTTATGCCGAAATGCAAATTGCCGGGTCGCGCCAAACGTCAATGACGCGATAAAAGGTTGTGCTCCCAACTCCGCTTCGTTATCCGCATGCCACCCCACATAATCCTCGCCGTTTCGATACAAGTTCACCAAAACGGAGTTAAACGAAAAGTTTAAGCAGCGTTCGACTTTTTGCCGTATATCCAACAGCAACGGAGTCCAAGGCCGAGTTTGCAATAGATTATTGCTGTAGCTATAACTTATCCCCGGGTCCGCATGCCAGGTTTGTAGACGAGGTAGCGTAAATTCTCGACCGGCAACGCTATAACAATTGTCGGGCCAGTTCTGTTCTTGCAGCAAACGCCGATAAATGCTTTCGCTTTCGGCCGCGTCGTAAAAATGTTCGATTACTCTAAGTTCCTTATTGGCAGTCATTCGCCAGGCAACTCTTGTTGCATTTTTATATGCGCGGATAAAGCACTGTCCATCGTTGTAACGTGCAGCACAAACCACTGCGGCAGACGCTCTCTGACAAATGAACGACCAAATGTGATAAGACCTTTGTCTATGCGGGTTTTAAACTGTTTGAATTCGCCCAAAACGCGTTGATGTTCTCCTTTGTGTTCAGTTTCCGCCGGAAATCCGCATTGCGCCATTAACCGATTTTCGGATTCAAAATGCTCTTCGGTGTGTTGATACAATTGCGCAAACAATTCGGGAAAGTCGGTGTTATTGGCCTTATCCAATTGATTTATCAGATCAATAAATATGCCGTGATCATGATCGATGTGAGCATAACCAACACTCAGGGGAATGGTTTTGTCGAATATTGTCATATGAACACTAGTGTGATTTTTAAACCAATACAAATAAGCATGTTTTATGCCCGGTAATTGCCAATGACATACTGGGTGGTTGATCGTCGGTGGCAATTAAAGAGCAGGCAAGATTTAATCGGGTATTACCTTATCAACTCTACTAACAATGTGACCATCGGCCATTCTAATATCGAGCAGTTCAAGCTTGGCTAACTGTTTAACCGACTTAACTAGCTGCGAGCTTTCGTGTCGTTGCACAATAGCGTAACCGCGTTCCAGTGTTGCCAGCGGGCTGATCGCATGTAAGGTTTGTGCTGTCGCGTGTTGCCGGTTTTTCAATGCTGTCAGTTTAATTTGCATGGAACGGCTTAATCGTTGTTGGAAGTAATCAAGTTGGAGCTGATAGCCGTGAATTGATGCCAACGGCTGCTGACTGTTCAGACGCTGTGTGTTTAACGCCAGTCGCTGGCGGCGCAGTTTCAAGCCGGCTTG
This region includes:
- a CDS encoding alpha-ketoglutarate-dependent dioxygenase AlkB family protein, with the translated sequence MTANKELRVIEHFYDAAESESIYRRLLQEQNWPDNCYSVAGREFTLPRLQTWHADPGISYSYSNNLLQTRPWTPLLLDIRQKVERCLNFSFNSVLVNLYRNGEDYVGWHADNEAELGAQPFIASLTFGATRQFAFRHKKTAESGVILLTSGMLLIMQPDFQHHWLHSIPIDPELSQGRINLTFRKVIAPK
- the nqrF gene encoding NADH:ubiquinone reductase (Na(+)-transporting) subunit F, which encodes MLEIALGVIFFTVIVIALVFLIIGAKSKLVASGDVEILINHEKKIRVPVGSKLLTALADNQLFVSSACGGGGTCGQCKVKVHSGGGDILPTEQSHITKREAAHGERLACQVSIKQNMDIEVEDSVFGVKKWECTVKSNDNVATFIKELVLELPEGEAINYRAGGYIQIECPPHISKYADMDVADEYRPDWDKFNLWRYVSDVKEPTLRAYSMASYPEEKEIMLNVRIATPPPGAPDGIPPGIMSSFIFNLKPGDKVFVSGPYGEFFAKETDAEMVFIGGGAGMAPMRSHIFDQLRRLKSKRKMTFWYGARSKREMFYVEDFDMLAKENDNFEWHVALSDALPEDNWKGYTGFIHNVLFEEFIKKHPNPEDCEYYMCGPPIMNSSVINMLLANGVDPENIMLDDFGG
- the nqrM gene encoding (Na+)-NQR maturation NqrM translates to MGYFLVTFLFMLIVIAVMAVGVVFGRNAIKGSCGGTGNCVCSEKCDKRKKFEAEQAQALEQH
- a CDS encoding NADH:ubiquinone reductase (Na(+)-transporting) subunit D, giving the protein MDKETKKVLFEPLVDNNPITLQVLGVCSALAVTSQMSTSLIMALALTSVTACSSAAISAVREHIPSSIRIIVQMIIIASLVIVVDQLLKAFAFDVSKKLSVFVGLIITNCIVMGRAEAYAMKNPPLQSFVDGIGNGLGYSLILVIVALFRETLGSGKLLGFDVLPLVKDGGWYVPNGMMLLPPSAFFIIGLIIWGFRTWKPKQVEHNEFKIMSIAHGEGGHH
- the nqrE gene encoding NADH:ubiquinone reductase (Na(+)-transporting) subunit E; protein product: MEAYISLFVKAVFIENLALSFFLGMCTFLAVSKKISTAMGLGIAVMVVQTLTVPANNFIYQTLLKEDALSWIGISGVDLSFLSLLSCIGMIAAIVQILEMILDKFFPALYQALGIFLPLITVNCAILAGSLFMIERDYNFGESVVYGIGSGFGWALAITVMAGVREKLKYSDIPAALQGLGITFITAGLMSLGFMAFSGIQL
- a CDS encoding bacteriohemerythrin, which produces MTIFDKTIPLSVGYAHIDHDHGIFIDLINQLDKANNTDFPELFAQLYQHTEEHFESENRLMAQCGFPAETEHKGEHQRVLGEFKQFKTRIDKGLITFGRSFVRERLPQWFVLHVTTMDSALSAHIKMQQELPGE